A region of Pasteurellaceae bacterium Orientalotternb1 DNA encodes the following proteins:
- a CDS encoding protein dehydratase, with the protein MIFLYYIIFAFGIGLLIYTILAWNRTRRKIHTREGEYIGRGQLILNELKNKYNLWIFYFTSGEKKNFFKNIILSIIVFLVLYYANLFYIKFDNKLFIIAFLFIFIFLIWKFGKYKNRKMFEEKFPEIIQVINSATSSGAGLLQALERCGKDITGQLGEEFKNIYRRISIGEEPMSVFLDSYSRYPYKEFYFFITIIRTNLTKGGQMREVISRLGRVIADSKKMEQKKKAMTSEARISAAIVACMPLGFFFFMQFTMPENFDFLINDPSGRVILYYVVGSELLGLFIIWWLMRKST; encoded by the coding sequence ATGATTTTCCTTTATTATATTATTTTTGCATTCGGAATTGGATTGCTCATATATACAATCTTAGCTTGGAATAGAACAAGAAGAAAAATCCATACTAGAGAAGGTGAATATATAGGGAGAGGTCAGTTAATACTTAATGAACTCAAGAATAAATATAATTTATGGATATTTTATTTTACATCAGGAGAGAAAAAAAATTTTTTCAAAAATATAATCCTAAGTATTATTGTCTTTTTAGTATTATATTATGCAAATCTTTTTTATATTAAATTTGATAATAAACTATTTATTATTGCGTTCTTATTTATTTTTATCTTTTTAATTTGGAAGTTTGGAAAGTATAAGAATAGGAAAATGTTTGAAGAAAAGTTTCCTGAAATTATTCAAGTTATTAACTCAGCAACATCTTCTGGGGCAGGCTTGCTTCAAGCTTTAGAACGCTGTGGGAAAGATATTACAGGCCAATTGGGTGAAGAATTTAAGAATATTTACCGTCGTATCTCAATTGGTGAGGAACCAATGTCCGTGTTTCTAGATAGTTATAGTCGTTATCCATATAAAGAATTCTATTTTTTTATTACTATAATTAGAACGAACCTTACTAAAGGTGGTCAAATGAGAGAGGTTATTTCTAGACTAGGTCGAGTAATTGCAGATAGTAAGAAAATGGAACAGAAGAAAAAAGCAATGACATCTGAAGCTAGGATATCAGCAGCTATTGTGGCTTGTATGCCTTTAGGTTTTTTCTTTTTTATGCAATTTACAATGCCAGAGAATTTTGATTTTCTAATTAATGATCCTAGCGGTAGGGTAATTCTCTACTATGTAGTGGGGAGTGAATTATTAGGTCTGTTTATTATTTGGTGGCTAATGAGGAAATCAACATGA
- a CDS encoding pilus assembly protein TadC, protein MIKIALFLLTLILSGAIFLFMAFSAKKKFEINKEIILSIRPKEKNQEDSQKGKTKQQIELELLLINNNPFLKTLGIIDKNIRVKLLAIIVVSLIYYFFNIGSDSTNIMLGIFVVIFLVILVPGILINTILKGKIKNIMNDLAGFIDLVAVNVQTGATIEASLKQVASDFKKLNPDLTYVLLRIIRKAEITGLHAALQDLAISLPTKEIRMFCTVMQQSLNFGSSIYPQLTQLSADIREMQLLVLEEKLGTLSAKMSVPLIIFIMFPIVILILAPGAMRVLPNVF, encoded by the coding sequence ATGATAAAGATAGCATTATTTCTCTTAACGCTTATCTTATCTGGGGCAATTTTTCTGTTCATGGCTTTTTCTGCAAAGAAAAAATTTGAAATAAATAAAGAAATTATCTTAAGTATAAGGCCTAAAGAGAAGAACCAAGAAGATTCGCAAAAAGGTAAAACTAAACAACAAATAGAGCTTGAACTTCTTTTAATTAATAATAATCCTTTTTTAAAGACGTTGGGTATTATTGACAAAAACATAAGAGTGAAATTATTAGCTATTATTGTGGTTTCTTTGATTTATTATTTCTTTAATATTGGAAGTGACTCAACTAATATTATGTTAGGTATTTTTGTCGTTATTTTTCTTGTTATTTTGGTTCCTGGTATTCTAATTAATACTATACTGAAAGGAAAAATCAAAAATATTATGAATGACTTGGCAGGGTTTATTGATTTAGTTGCAGTAAACGTACAAACAGGTGCAACTATTGAAGCGTCACTAAAACAGGTTGCGTCTGATTTTAAGAAATTAAATCCTGATTTAACTTATGTGTTATTACGTATTATCCGTAAAGCAGAAATTACGGGATTGCACGCCGCATTACAGGATTTAGCAATTTCATTACCAACGAAAGAAATTCGAATGTTTTGTACTGTAATGCAGCAAAGTTTAAATTTTGGTTCGTCTATCTATCCGCAGCTAACTCAACTTTCTGCAGATATTCGAGAAATGCAGTTACTTGTTTTAGAAGAGAAATTAGGAACCTTATCCGCAAAAATGAGTGTTCCCTTAATTATATTCATTATGTTCCCAATCGTTATATTAATTCTAGCACCTGGTGCAATGAGGGTATTACCAAATGTATTCTAG